From Streptomyces durmitorensis, a single genomic window includes:
- a CDS encoding DUF4232 domain-containing protein, with amino-acid sequence MKNTRLTALAAIGVAATLSLTACGGSDSGKDSSSKGSSSSSSSDDGSKSSDGGSEAGNAPSDSGQDTKTDAGAANGAAKTGSKVTFCKTKDLAINAQDAAPDETAGRINITMINRGSATCSATGFAGVDIKDADNTSNPIERGQAQPRITTLKPGDAAVFNLAYDIDNTGNSLTHPTHIQVTPPNETHTVDLEWPASAGDIKGAYTDVQVYPTHTTK; translated from the coding sequence GTGAAGAACACCCGCCTCACCGCCCTGGCTGCCATCGGCGTCGCCGCCACCCTCTCCCTCACCGCCTGCGGCGGCAGCGACTCCGGCAAGGACTCCTCCTCCAAGGGCTCCTCGTCTTCCTCATCCTCGGACGACGGCTCGAAGTCCTCGGACGGCGGCTCGGAGGCCGGCAACGCACCGTCCGACTCCGGCCAGGACACCAAGACCGACGCCGGCGCCGCGAACGGCGCGGCGAAGACCGGCAGCAAGGTCACCTTCTGCAAGACCAAGGACCTGGCCATCAACGCCCAGGACGCCGCGCCCGACGAGACCGCCGGCCGGATCAACATCACCATGATCAACCGCGGCTCGGCCACCTGCTCCGCAACCGGCTTCGCAGGCGTCGACATCAAGGACGCCGACAACACCTCCAACCCCATCGAACGCGGCCAGGCCCAGCCCCGCATCACCACCCTCAAGCCCGGCGACGCCGCCGTCTTCAACCTCGCCTACGACATCGACAACACCGGCAACAGCCTCACGCACCCCACCCACATCCAGGTCACACCCCCCAACGAGACCCACACCGTCGACCTCGAATGGCCCGCAAGCGCAGGCGACATCAAGGGCGCCTACACCGACGTCCAGGTCTACCCCACCCACACCACCAAGTAG
- a CDS encoding DUF899 family protein yields the protein MKDEAASLGKPAVVDRATFQAELDNLRTREKAHTREGDAIAAARRRLPMVEVDPDLELIGPNGPLTLRDAFEGRRQLVAYYCMWWPARPAPDQCEGCTLFLSQVSELSYLHSRDITYAVFSQGRNTAFGPADAQVSYEESLRYRDFMGWSLPWYSAQPSLDELLVGREIGLFHLVCYVRDGDRVFETYWTNRRGVEAMDYSYALMDLAVYGRQESWEDSPSGWPQDCSMRTDSGTPDWPPVPGESGGRPIAQWPRLDAGNSDDLAVGP from the coding sequence ATGAAGGACGAAGCAGCATCCCTCGGCAAGCCGGCGGTCGTCGACCGGGCCACCTTCCAGGCCGAACTCGACAACCTGCGCACCCGCGAGAAGGCACACACACGGGAAGGCGACGCGATCGCCGCGGCCCGTCGGCGCCTTCCCATGGTCGAGGTCGACCCCGACCTCGAGTTGATCGGGCCGAACGGACCCCTCACCCTGCGCGATGCGTTCGAAGGCCGTCGGCAGCTCGTCGCCTACTACTGCATGTGGTGGCCCGCCCGGCCCGCGCCCGATCAGTGCGAAGGCTGCACGTTGTTCCTCAGCCAGGTCAGCGAGCTTTCCTACCTGCACTCCCGTGACATCACCTACGCGGTCTTCAGCCAGGGCCGCAACACCGCGTTCGGCCCCGCCGACGCACAGGTGTCCTACGAGGAGAGCCTCCGCTACCGAGACTTCATGGGCTGGAGCCTGCCGTGGTACTCGGCGCAGCCCTCCCTCGACGAGCTCCTCGTCGGTCGTGAGATCGGGTTGTTCCACCTCGTGTGCTACGTCCGGGACGGCGACCGCGTCTTCGAGACCTACTGGACGAACCGCCGAGGCGTGGAGGCGATGGACTACAGCTACGCGCTCATGGACCTCGCCGTCTACGGACGCCAGGAGTCGTGGGAGGACTCACCCTCCGGCTGGCCACAAGACTGCTCCATGAGGACGGACAGCGGTACACCCGACTGGCCGCCGGTGCCGGGGGAGTCGGGTGGACGCCCCATCGCCCAGTGGCCGCGACTGGACGCCGGAAACTCCGACGACCTGGCCGTCGGACCCTGA
- a CDS encoding nitroreductase family deazaflavin-dependent oxidoreductase, producing MPLEGEYGPHPVQWVREQVELYERSGGTQGGTLWDTGLPVVIVTMRGAKSGKIRKIPLMRVEHAGRYAAVASNGGFPRHPVWYFNLKTDPHVELQDGSVRRDMTAREISGDEKAEWWERAVAAYPPYDEYQEKADRVIPVFVLEPTSATGPADAPPSVAEGDG from the coding sequence ATGCCGCTTGAGGGCGAGTACGGTCCGCATCCGGTGCAGTGGGTGCGCGAACAGGTCGAGTTGTACGAGCGTTCGGGCGGCACGCAAGGGGGGACGCTGTGGGACACGGGCCTGCCCGTCGTCATCGTCACGATGCGCGGCGCGAAGAGCGGCAAGATCCGCAAGATCCCGCTGATGCGCGTGGAGCACGCGGGGCGGTACGCGGCCGTGGCCTCGAACGGCGGCTTCCCGCGGCACCCGGTCTGGTACTTCAACCTCAAGACCGATCCGCACGTGGAGCTCCAGGACGGTTCCGTACGCCGGGACATGACGGCCCGTGAGATCAGCGGGGACGAGAAGGCCGAGTGGTGGGAGCGCGCGGTCGCCGCGTATCCGCCGTACGACGAGTACCAGGAGAAGGCCGACCGTGTGATCCCCGTCTTCGTGCTGGAGCCCACGTCCGCGACCGGGCCGGCGGATGCCCCACCGTCGGTCGCCGAGGGCGACGGCTAA
- a CDS encoding reprolysin-like metallopeptidase, with the protein MAFLRPKSTGFRCAVACPNSQGWAAMFLRPSKAAGVSERALLFDGATSAAYGGQFADLSKYEYQDFALYPDAVLQLPAHTDGSAQYLFITGTDSLTYRVGSGAVWHNPLEMLTWLPADWKNNVDALLQAPNSAANELRTYLFKGNRVITYNWSTVWSPVERNALITEGPDADSSGWAKLPSDFRSDLDHVVALPPATGDVRRSLLVKGAKGLILNWRTGVEKSGALTSLATGPETLPAPYVTPYLPVSGTYRATDAGQTVEIRVDVDGAGTLSTISGDLFTVSGETTTYTNSFRSTGVRAQWSDSYVMATVKDLAWATPNPDLTQLRILLALAPAGQSPPAAHWLILENGETSHHALWYGLPRVSAYFRTVDYEVDTVVGETEFASYDTAKATTPPGYADRIITVPSAFAEAGIEMRVAGTRNVLDTTGADADLLWSDAELHAAMVANFSAYRDVPQWKLWTLVAGKYAGGASTAGIMFDYLSGLQRQGAAVFAQTLREHGLGGVAWDMHTYVHEIGHAFNLVHAWEKGNTTPPAPLGPRNGYGDLSWMNYPHFYQGETANGIAAFWGAFPFRFSEDEIRHLRHGFYRNVIMGGTNWNTNSAMDLSAAQASTLPLTDESGLALEIEGKETFEYGEPVVAQFKLSRTGSRGDILVTSDLQPSAGHMIVAVTDPSGRSRTFRPLTRVCAGHDVAAGTTTLTQAAPALYASTYLGYGADGLYFGEPGLYKVSAAYQAPDGSRVVSAPRTVRVRQPVGAADQHIGELLMGDDQGQLLTFLGSDAPQLQGGNDALQEVIERYGDHPLAVHARLSRGANAGRHFQHIADGRLTVREPDIKESVQQLSAAINASTGDEGLDNITLNKTMRRLATVHAKDGNLTEADAVLNKMVTTFRGKHLPAAVQKTIQAQAEETRATIHHSKPKTASRKKK; encoded by the coding sequence ATGGCGTTCCTCAGGCCCAAGTCCACCGGATTCCGCTGCGCGGTGGCATGTCCGAACTCGCAGGGGTGGGCCGCGATGTTTCTGCGGCCCTCCAAAGCCGCAGGCGTCAGCGAAAGGGCCCTGCTGTTCGACGGGGCGACCTCCGCGGCGTACGGGGGGCAGTTCGCCGACCTGTCGAAGTATGAGTACCAGGACTTCGCGCTGTATCCGGATGCCGTGCTGCAATTGCCTGCTCACACGGACGGGTCCGCGCAGTACCTGTTCATCACGGGCACGGACAGCCTGACCTACCGCGTGGGAAGCGGCGCCGTCTGGCACAACCCGCTCGAGATGCTGACGTGGCTGCCGGCCGACTGGAAGAACAACGTCGACGCCCTGCTGCAGGCACCCAACTCGGCGGCCAACGAGCTGCGCACGTACCTGTTCAAGGGCAACCGCGTCATCACCTACAACTGGTCCACCGTCTGGTCGCCCGTCGAGCGGAACGCTCTGATCACCGAGGGACCGGACGCGGACTCGTCGGGCTGGGCCAAACTCCCCTCCGACTTCCGCTCCGACCTCGACCACGTCGTCGCGCTGCCGCCCGCCACCGGCGATGTACGCCGCTCGCTGCTGGTCAAGGGGGCCAAGGGCCTCATCCTCAACTGGCGTACCGGCGTGGAGAAGTCGGGCGCGCTCACCTCGCTGGCCACCGGCCCCGAGACGCTTCCGGCACCCTATGTGACACCGTATCTTCCGGTGTCAGGTACCTACCGGGCCACCGACGCCGGTCAGACCGTCGAAATACGGGTCGACGTCGACGGCGCCGGCACGCTCTCCACCATCAGCGGCGACCTCTTCACGGTGTCGGGCGAGACCACCACCTACACCAACTCCTTCCGGTCGACCGGCGTGCGGGCACAATGGTCCGACAGCTACGTGATGGCCACGGTCAAGGACCTCGCGTGGGCCACTCCCAACCCCGATCTCACCCAGCTCCGGATCCTGCTCGCCCTCGCCCCGGCCGGCCAGTCACCGCCGGCAGCTCACTGGCTGATCCTGGAGAACGGGGAGACCTCCCATCACGCTCTCTGGTACGGCCTGCCCAGGGTGTCCGCGTACTTCCGCACCGTCGACTACGAGGTCGACACGGTGGTAGGCGAGACCGAGTTCGCCAGTTACGACACGGCCAAGGCAACTACTCCGCCCGGGTACGCCGACCGGATCATCACCGTGCCGTCCGCGTTCGCCGAGGCGGGCATCGAGATGCGGGTCGCCGGGACCCGCAATGTCCTCGACACCACCGGGGCCGATGCGGACCTGCTGTGGTCCGACGCCGAACTGCACGCCGCGATGGTGGCGAACTTCAGCGCGTATCGCGACGTGCCGCAGTGGAAGCTGTGGACCCTGGTCGCGGGCAAGTACGCCGGCGGGGCGAGCACAGCCGGGATCATGTTCGACTACCTGTCCGGCCTGCAGCGGCAGGGCGCGGCCGTGTTCGCGCAGACCCTGAGGGAACACGGTCTGGGCGGCGTCGCCTGGGACATGCACACCTACGTCCATGAAATCGGCCACGCCTTCAACCTGGTGCACGCGTGGGAAAAGGGCAACACCACGCCGCCCGCGCCGCTCGGCCCCAGGAACGGCTACGGCGACCTGTCGTGGATGAACTACCCGCACTTCTACCAGGGGGAGACCGCCAACGGCATCGCGGCGTTCTGGGGTGCATTCCCGTTCCGGTTCAGCGAGGACGAGATCCGGCACCTGCGTCACGGCTTCTACCGGAACGTGATCATGGGCGGCACCAACTGGAACACCAACTCTGCGATGGACCTCTCGGCGGCGCAGGCGTCCACCCTGCCGCTGACCGACGAATCCGGCCTCGCGCTGGAGATCGAGGGCAAGGAGACCTTCGAGTACGGAGAACCCGTCGTCGCCCAGTTCAAGCTGAGCCGCACCGGCAGTCGCGGCGACATCCTCGTCACGTCCGACCTGCAGCCGTCGGCAGGGCACATGATCGTCGCCGTCACCGATCCCTCCGGGCGCTCCCGCACCTTCCGGCCTCTCACCCGCGTATGCGCCGGCCACGACGTCGCAGCGGGCACCACCACTCTCACCCAGGCGGCACCGGCCCTCTACGCCAGCACCTACCTCGGCTACGGCGCCGACGGGCTCTACTTCGGTGAACCCGGCCTGTACAAGGTGAGCGCCGCCTATCAGGCCCCCGACGGCTCCCGCGTGGTCTCCGCCCCGCGCACGGTGCGGGTCCGCCAGCCCGTGGGTGCCGCAGACCAGCACATCGGCGAACTGCTCATGGGTGATGACCAGGGCCAGCTGCTCACGTTCCTCGGCTCCGACGCGCCCCAGCTGCAGGGCGGCAACGACGCCCTGCAGGAAGTCATCGAACGTTACGGTGACCATCCTCTCGCCGTACACGCCCGCCTGTCCCGCGGCGCCAACGCCGGCCGCCACTTCCAGCACATCGCAGACGGCCGCCTCACCGTCCGCGAACCCGACATCAAGGAGAGCGTCCAGCAGCTCAGCGCCGCCATCAACGCCTCCACCGGCGACGAGGGCCTGGACAACATCACCCTCAACAAGACGATGCGCCGCCTCGCCACCGTGCACGCCAAGGACGGCAACCTCACCGAAGCCGACGCCGTCCTGAACAAGATGGTCACCACCTTCCGCGGCAAGCACCTGCCCGCCGCCGTGCAAAAGACCATCCAGGCCCAAGCCGAGGAGACCCGCGCCACCATCCACCACAGCAAGCCCAAGACAGCCTCCCGCAAGAAGAAGTAG
- a CDS encoding IS5 family transposase, with product MSERLPYPSDLSDARWELIEPVLVAWRYERHGRALGFGRPAELDLREIMNAILYVDRTGVQWRYLPHDFPHWNSVYGYFARWQKEGFFAQLNGLLRELVREQEGRSAEPSACVIDAQSVKTSTSVPAASQGTDAGKKIVGRKRSIVTDTLGLLLAVLVTAASVQDSVAGTDLLDQVAADHPTLRKTWVDGGYRKHFVEHAATLGINMEINARKPGTRGFTPIPKRWALERTYGWLMLHRRLARDYETHPHRSEAMIHLAMTDLMARRLTGEATISWHDPTPAHQTRITG from the coding sequence ATGAGCGAACGCCTGCCGTATCCCAGTGATCTGTCCGATGCCCGCTGGGAGTTGATCGAGCCGGTCCTGGTGGCCTGGCGGTATGAACGCCACGGCCGGGCCCTGGGCTTCGGCCGACCGGCCGAGTTAGACCTGCGCGAGATCATGAACGCGATTCTGTACGTGGACCGCACCGGGGTGCAGTGGCGCTACCTGCCACACGACTTCCCGCACTGGAACTCCGTCTACGGCTACTTCGCCCGCTGGCAGAAGGAAGGCTTCTTCGCCCAGCTCAACGGTCTGCTGCGGGAGTTGGTACGTGAGCAGGAGGGCCGGAGTGCCGAGCCGTCTGCCTGCGTGATCGACGCGCAGAGCGTGAAGACATCCACCAGCGTGCCTGCCGCGAGCCAGGGCACGGACGCGGGGAAGAAGATCGTGGGCCGCAAACGAAGCATCGTCACCGACACGCTCGGACTCCTACTTGCCGTGCTGGTCACCGCAGCCAGCGTCCAGGACTCCGTCGCCGGCACCGACCTGCTCGACCAGGTCGCCGCCGACCACCCCACGCTCCGCAAGACCTGGGTGGACGGCGGCTACCGCAAGCACTTCGTCGAGCACGCCGCCACCCTCGGCATCAACATGGAGATCAACGCCCGCAAGCCCGGGACCAGGGGTTTCACTCCAATCCCTAAACGTTGGGCACTCGAGCGAACCTACGGCTGGCTGATGCTCCACCGCCGCCTGGCCCGCGACTACGAAACCCACCCGCACCGCTCCGAAGCCATGATCCACCTCGCCATGACCGACCTCATGGCCCGCCGCCTCACCGGCGAAGCAACCATCTCCTGGCACGACCCGACACCAGCACACCAAACCCGCATAACGGGATGA
- a CDS encoding SRPBCC family protein: protein MNSTDKESRHLSVYIDRTVDEVYAFASDPVNLPAWARGLGGSIERIDGQWVAESSPMGRVAVTFVPRNELGVLDHDVTLPSGETVYNPVRVIRDGNGSEVVFTLRRQPQTSDADFDRDAATVAGDLNRLRELMELA from the coding sequence ATGAACAGCACCGACAAAGAATCCCGCCACCTCAGCGTCTACATCGACCGCACGGTCGACGAGGTCTACGCCTTTGCGTCGGACCCGGTGAACCTGCCCGCGTGGGCCCGTGGCCTGGGAGGCTCCATCGAGCGGATCGACGGTCAATGGGTTGCGGAATCCTCCCCCATGGGAAGGGTCGCGGTCACCTTCGTGCCGCGCAACGAGCTGGGTGTACTCGACCACGACGTCACGCTGCCCTCCGGGGAAACCGTCTACAACCCGGTCCGTGTGATCCGCGACGGCAACGGGAGCGAAGTCGTGTTCACCCTGCGCCGGCAGCCACAGACGAGCGACGCCGATTTCGACCGTGACGCCGCCACGGTGGCCGGTGACCTGAACCGGCTCCGAGAGCTGATGGAGCTCGCATAG
- a CDS encoding sulfotransferase, with product MTFVIGTGRSGSTALSRILNSHPEVLSLNEYLASVGDVAFPEGHVSGSEFWETLFRPTPYFASMIRSGVLMPEFLYTRRPGRYRAETDGIPALSLMVLPHLTDDPDGLLDDIRAAVVDWPERAAAAHHEALFELLGERFGRTAVVERSGYSTGWAPGLLSAFPYAKFVHLFRNGPDCALSMSRHPGYRTITLMREIRERTGVDSFGELTEEQVRSLPPDLAPLLGDTFDAALVYDREFPLRRFGDLWSELVVQGTQFIDGLPAGQRMTLAYEDLLDAPREELARLAAFVGVEPSPQWLDSACAQLDDSRRGSALKQLSAAELQDLRDSCAAGTRALEGKSTKSASRD from the coding sequence TTGACCTTTGTCATCGGTACGGGCCGCAGCGGCTCCACCGCCCTGTCCCGCATCCTCAACTCCCATCCCGAGGTGCTCAGCCTCAACGAGTACCTGGCCTCGGTCGGTGACGTGGCTTTCCCGGAAGGCCACGTGTCGGGCTCGGAGTTCTGGGAGACCCTGTTCCGGCCCACCCCCTACTTCGCGAGCATGATCCGCAGCGGGGTGCTGATGCCGGAGTTTCTCTACACGCGCCGTCCGGGGCGGTACCGGGCGGAGACCGACGGCATCCCCGCCCTCTCCCTGATGGTGCTGCCCCACCTCACCGACGACCCCGACGGCCTGCTCGACGACATCCGTGCGGCGGTCGTCGACTGGCCGGAGCGTGCCGCTGCTGCCCATCACGAGGCGCTCTTCGAGTTGCTCGGCGAACGGTTCGGCCGCACCGCCGTCGTGGAGCGCTCCGGATACTCGACGGGCTGGGCACCGGGGCTGCTGTCCGCCTTCCCCTACGCGAAGTTCGTGCACCTCTTCCGGAACGGACCGGACTGCGCGCTGTCCATGAGCCGCCACCCTGGGTACCGCACCATCACCTTGATGCGTGAGATCAGGGAACGGACGGGTGTCGACAGCTTCGGCGAACTGACGGAGGAGCAGGTGCGCTCTCTTCCACCGGACTTGGCACCCCTGCTCGGCGACACCTTCGATGCCGCCCTCGTGTATGACCGGGAATTTCCCCTACGACGGTTCGGCGACCTGTGGTCCGAACTGGTCGTCCAGGGCACACAGTTCATCGACGGCCTGCCTGCCGGTCAGCGCATGACACTCGCCTACGAGGACCTGCTCGACGCACCTCGGGAGGAACTCGCCCGCCTCGCCGCGTTCGTCGGGGTCGAACCGTCCCCGCAGTGGCTGGACAGCGCGTGTGCCCAGCTCGACGACAGCCGCCGCGGCTCCGCCCTCAAACAGCTGTCGGCCGCCGAACTGCAGGACCTGAGGGACAGCTGCGCTGCGGGCACGCGGGCCCTGGAGGGGAAGTCGACCAAGAGCGCCTCCCGCGACTGA
- a CDS encoding helix-turn-helix domain-containing protein, producing MPIAVDIDVMLARRKMSVGELADRVGITPANLAVLKNGRAKAVRFATLAALCEVLKCQPGDLLRWEADDTAGG from the coding sequence ATGCCGATCGCCGTCGACATCGACGTGATGCTGGCCAGGCGGAAGATGTCCGTGGGCGAACTCGCAGACCGCGTAGGGATCACGCCCGCCAACCTGGCGGTACTCAAGAACGGCCGCGCCAAGGCGGTGCGTTTCGCGACGCTCGCCGCGCTCTGCGAGGTGCTCAAGTGCCAGCCGGGCGACCTGCTTCGCTGGGAGGCCGACGACACCGCGGGCGGATGA
- a CDS encoding VOC family protein: protein MSPQMKLSAITLDCPDPLALVAFYQQATGLELHPKSDAGFAGLNWGDGLLIGFQRVDDYRAPSWPDQTVPQQLHICFKVDEELEEAEARLLQLGASKPDHQPHDEARARVLVDPVGHPFCLVRE, encoded by the coding sequence ATGTCCCCGCAGATGAAGTTGAGCGCGATAACACTCGACTGCCCTGATCCGCTGGCCCTGGTGGCGTTCTATCAGCAAGCCACTGGCCTAGAACTCCATCCGAAATCCGATGCTGGCTTCGCCGGTCTCAACTGGGGGGACGGACTCTTGATCGGCTTCCAGCGCGTCGACGACTACCGGGCTCCGAGCTGGCCCGATCAGACCGTTCCCCAGCAGCTTCATATCTGCTTCAAGGTCGACGAAGAGCTGGAGGAGGCCGAGGCCCGGTTGCTGCAGCTTGGCGCGAGCAAGCCGGATCATCAGCCGCATGACGAGGCCAGGGCGCGAGTCCTCGTCGATCCTGTTGGACATCCCTTCTGCCTGGTCAGAGAGTGA
- a CDS encoding DUF2461 family protein: MRAQFTGWPEQAMDVLWQLQGEPTHATRERCRADRERLVRQPMIALLNEVADTDPRYEDFSVWHYRTGSWWWQHQSAVIRLGRQVEIGLRFSLDGLRIQGAWWYPDPGQVDMFRKAVASEGSGRELSAIVEDVRKKGYDISGDVMKRPPRGYPTDHSRSNLLRHRSLIAARPLGCEEWLHTAEALDRVLSAAADLDALLVWLVRHVKRTA; this comes from the coding sequence ATGCGCGCACAGTTCACCGGCTGGCCGGAGCAGGCCATGGACGTGTTGTGGCAGCTCCAGGGCGAACCGACCCACGCGACCCGCGAGCGCTGCCGCGCGGACCGCGAACGCCTGGTCCGGCAGCCGATGATCGCCCTGCTCAACGAGGTCGCGGACACCGATCCCCGATACGAGGACTTCTCCGTCTGGCACTACCGCACCGGCTCTTGGTGGTGGCAGCACCAGAGCGCGGTGATCCGGCTCGGCCGCCAGGTCGAGATCGGTCTCCGGTTCTCCCTGGACGGCCTGCGGATCCAGGGCGCCTGGTGGTACCCCGATCCCGGCCAGGTGGACATGTTCCGCAAAGCCGTGGCCTCGGAGGGGAGCGGCCGCGAACTGTCCGCCATCGTCGAGGACGTGCGGAAGAAGGGCTACGACATCTCCGGGGACGTCATGAAACGCCCCCCGCGCGGCTATCCGACGGACCACTCCCGTTCGAACCTGCTGCGCCACCGATCGCTGATCGCCGCCCGTCCCCTCGGCTGCGAGGAGTGGCTGCACACCGCCGAGGCGCTCGACCGGGTCCTCTCGGCCGCCGCCGACCTGGACGCCCTGCTGGTGTGGCTGGTCCGCCACGTGAAGCGCACCGCCTGA
- a CDS encoding YjzC family protein has product MSENEEQVHRPGEIVPESGIYECECGEHHRYSADVRGHRFPPLSAACTGSGWKLVIAAHDS; this is encoded by the coding sequence ATGAGCGAGAACGAAGAGCAGGTTCATCGTCCCGGCGAGATCGTCCCCGAGTCGGGGATCTATGAGTGTGAGTGCGGAGAGCACCACCGCTACAGCGCCGACGTGCGCGGCCACCGCTTTCCGCCGCTGAGCGCGGCCTGCACCGGCAGCGGCTGGAAACTCGTGATCGCCGCGCACGATTCCTGA
- a CDS encoding lipase family protein, whose translation MMSVLRRRPVAAGAVLAVAVLGLPGSAAAQSTHAGGAPDATPSTHSPAPTAGKASNAAKHEKDKRHPGQAMKRPGRHGEIISSEPSSFQYTPGVPTPTKAWKIVYRSTSADGRHNKVSGTVIVPDDGKVTPRPLITYAVGTVGLGDKCAPSAGFPGGTTAEAPLVNAALVRGYAVAVTDYEGLGTPGDHTYMVAKAQGSAVLDAARAAQRHPEAAKYGVSASAPVGIMGYSQGGGASAKAAEMAAAYTPELKVKGTASGGVPADLTKVAESLEGGDSAGYLLMSAVGQNAAQPSLALNKYLNKEGRKLAKVVRSECVGTVLEAGRGKKIEDVTTSNPLERPNWRKAIAKQLIGTKRTSAPTFVYHGDADETIPYAVGQQLRADWCAKGNAVEWKSFPGQSHVGTAIQGNGPALEWLGRRFAGEPTSGNCGT comes from the coding sequence ATGATGTCAGTCTTACGCAGACGGCCGGTTGCCGCGGGTGCCGTCCTCGCGGTGGCGGTGCTCGGGCTCCCGGGGTCCGCCGCCGCGCAGAGCACCCACGCGGGCGGTGCCCCAGACGCGACCCCCTCGACCCATTCACCGGCGCCGACCGCCGGCAAGGCCTCCAACGCCGCGAAGCACGAGAAGGACAAGCGCCACCCGGGCCAGGCGATGAAGCGCCCGGGTAGGCATGGCGAGATCATCAGCTCGGAGCCGTCCTCGTTCCAGTACACCCCGGGCGTTCCGACCCCCACCAAGGCGTGGAAGATCGTCTACCGGTCGACCTCCGCCGACGGGCGGCACAACAAGGTCTCCGGCACCGTGATCGTCCCCGACGACGGAAAGGTCACCCCTCGTCCGCTGATCACCTACGCCGTAGGCACGGTCGGTCTCGGCGACAAGTGCGCACCGTCCGCCGGATTCCCGGGCGGTACGACCGCCGAGGCGCCGCTCGTCAACGCCGCGCTGGTCCGGGGCTACGCCGTCGCCGTCACCGACTACGAAGGCCTCGGCACCCCCGGCGACCACACCTACATGGTCGCCAAGGCTCAGGGCAGCGCCGTCCTCGATGCGGCACGTGCGGCCCAGCGGCACCCGGAGGCGGCAAAGTACGGCGTCTCCGCGAGCGCGCCCGTCGGCATCATGGGCTACTCCCAGGGCGGCGGAGCCAGCGCGAAGGCCGCCGAGATGGCCGCGGCCTACACCCCCGAGCTGAAGGTCAAGGGGACAGCGAGCGGAGGTGTTCCCGCCGATCTCACCAAGGTCGCCGAGTCGTTGGAGGGTGGCGACAGCGCCGGCTATCTGCTGATGTCCGCCGTCGGCCAGAACGCCGCCCAGCCGTCCCTGGCGCTCAACAAGTACCTCAACAAGGAGGGCCGCAAGCTGGCCAAGGTCGTGCGCAGCGAGTGTGTCGGTACGGTCCTGGAGGCTGGGCGCGGCAAGAAGATCGAGGACGTCACCACGTCCAACCCGCTGGAGCGGCCGAACTGGCGGAAGGCCATCGCCAAGCAGTTGATCGGCACGAAGCGGACCTCGGCACCGACGTTCGTGTACCACGGGGACGCGGACGAGACGATCCCCTACGCGGTCGGGCAGCAGCTGCGGGCCGACTGGTGCGCGAAGGGCAACGCCGTGGAGTGGAAGTCCTTCCCCGGTCAGTCGCATGTGGGGACGGCAATCCAAGGCAACGGCCCGGCACTTGAGTGGCTCGGCCGGCGCTTCGCCGGCGAGCCCACGTCGGGCAACTGCGGGACGTGA